A window of Benincasa hispida cultivar B227 chromosome 9, ASM972705v1, whole genome shotgun sequence genomic DNA:
tgataacataataagtttattgtttacaaaccacgagctttgtgacataaaacccaacatgtcCAAGAAGGACTTAATTTATGGTTGaatcataaacaaattattcatcagAAGAATCAATGGTACTCAAGGAAAATAGGTAATTACAAAGGTAAAACGAACATTTGATCAAATTATAACTGTGAACAACCCGTGAAAGATTGACTtgcttatattaattatatctatggacacaacCTATCCTATAGTTcataagagttcaactatggatcTATAGTGGTTTGCCCTGTAGTTAATGAACggagattaatttaattaaagagttcaattaattaatcttgtatcattgaaacttataatttgtaggtccCATTGCTAGCTCACCACAGACCAATGATCAAAtatgttgaaataaaatttggaatgttcaaattttataagggaaaaaattaattgtattggatacaattgattacataaatttattataaagtttatttgaatgagattcaaactataattttattatatggagaattaatttatttgaatatgattcaaataattaattatttatttggacgagatccatataaataaataaattatttaatttgaataagattcgaatttaattaataacgAAAGAactgatttatttgaatatgatttttatTGTCTACttgatttttaattgtttcaagaaatcaaagaaaacGATCACACGCTTCCGCCGAGATTCAATTTCCTCTAGAAATAACGCTATTGATACTCCAGCGATTCGCTTTAGTTGCTCTTGCTCATTAAGGTTTAGATTTTCCTGCTCTCGGTGCTCTTCTATTTTCTCATGCACTATTGCTTTTTGCTCTTTCTATTAAAAGTGAATGAATAACAAGAGTATGTGATAGATAGGATTAAGAATAGAAAGTAAAGATGTATGATGGTATGAGTAGAGATGTCTACGGAGCAAGGCGGGGCCAGGATGCCATTCCTCATCCCCATCCTcactccccatttcattctccATCCCCGTGAAATTTTCCATGGGGATCGGATGCGGGGATTCCCCGCGGGGAATTCATGAGGATCGAGTTTTCCGTGGGGAATTTCTTTtcgttattttctttttaaaataatttaagtcACTAAccttatcactaaattgtttattatagtAAGTTTTATATAACAATCTAAATTTAAAGATagattactcaaattttggcataaagaaactaatcaattttttagtagaaagaaataaatataaatcaaattattcacatatataatctaaatttaaatattcaatttaaacatattaattattttgacgAATACAcgatcaaatttgaaatttaaatataatatttatataataataataataacaataacataacattaaataattatattaaataaataaatataacctaATTGGGATAGGGGCACTGTCCCCATCTCCGTTTAgctcatgaatttttttttcccactcCTTCCTTAGTAAAGTCTGCATGACTTGTCTCCATggaaaaattggacatctctagatATAGGTAGAGATGTCATTGGAGCAGGGTGGGGACGGAGAAGGCTTCCCCATCCCATTCCTGTCCCCTGTTTCATACCCCATGTTTAGAATTTTTGTtcgtttttttaatatattcatttttagcaattttgtttattctcaacaaaataaaattatatatattaaatgagttatttccaataattttttcatttaaagaaaatagtataaaaatttattataaaaataatactatatgtaaaaatataatttaatcctataatttataaaagttaaaatttaaatattacagtATCATAGTCAAGCTTTCCATTTaaatactataacatttatggCTTAAGGTAGAAAATCttaaatgttaaaacaatttaaaaacctattaaaataggttgaaatgaaaattagaaaataactaactttttataccacaaattttgtaaaaaaatatataaatataataataataataaNNNNNNNNNNNNNNattattattattattattattaaataaaaataattatctaataCATTTAAAGGGGTGGGTTGGGGACAGGGATGGGAAATTCGTTCCCATTTaaccaatgagaaaaaaattattcGCACTCCTTCTCCCATTCTCCGTCTAATTGGAGATTTCTCATTCCGTTCGAGCAGGTCTATGCAAGATCCGATCCTGGGGGATAAATGAACATACATGGATATAGGTGAGAGTCAAAAGAGTGTTTAACAAAGGCCATTTGAGTCAAGAGTGTCTCTTGCAACATGGTGGCTAAACTTTCAAATAGTAAACCGTTTTAATAATTTTCCACTTCAGTCAGATATCAGAAGCCCAAGCAATGTGTTTAACCAAGGCCCAATCGAATTCATCAATTGCCAAGCTCAAGCCCGCAAAATCTAGCGTTGTCGTTGAATTTCTCGAACCTAGACGAAAGCTCGTCCAGGTGGAACCCGGCAGCCTGCCGACACATTTCCCCCCACTGCACAACGTCATCAGCTGGCGCGTCAGGATCAAGCGCCACCGTGAACCCTAACCCAAAATCCACGCGGCGGCCAACAGTTCCCGGGAATTTATCAGAAACTACCATGGCCATAGAGAATTTCGTGGAAATTCAAATTCCGCATCAGAAACACTACCATGGAAGTTTTTTCCCATTAGTTTTATCGCCGTCTTCGGCTTCTTTCAGCATTTCGTCCTTCACTCGAGCTATAAAGGCTCAGAAACCAGTGATCGATTCCCTGATTCTCAAGTCCGGAGCAGTACTCTTCAGAGGTTTTCCGGTAGAAGCGGCATCCGACTTCAACGACGTCGTCGAGGCATTTGGTTACGAGGAGTTTCCGTACGTCGGAGGTGCAGCTCCTCGAACTAAGGTCGTTGGTCGGGTTTTCACGGCCAACGAGTCACCGCCAGATCAGAAGATCCCTTTTCATCACGAATTGGCCCAGGTACACATTGTATTCTGTCTCACCTGTTTGAGCCTTTTGATTTTAGGAAATTCTACAAGATCTTTATAGTTCATGTCTATGTTTGGTAATTGATTGCTAATCAGCCCAGTTTAGCTTGTAGCTCATaattaacaatttaaataaggAGTACGATGTCTGAAATGGCTTGGGTTCGGTCGAAATAGGATCTACTTTACCACTTCGTTGGCTAATAAGAGCCTTTGTAATTTCATAGATACTCGAATTTTAAGTAAGAAAGTTGTGGGTTGATGCTGTGTTTTGCTGGCGAAGTCTGAAATTGAACGGGGGTTGGGTGTTTTTGTATGTTTCAGGTGCCGGAATTCCCCGCCAAGCTGTTTTTCTATTGTGAAGTAGAGGCTAGTAGTGGAGGAGAAACACCCATTGTCCTCAGTCATGTTGTTTatgagagagtgagagagaaatATCCAGAGTTTGTTGAGAGGTTGGAGGAACAGGGCCTCATTTATACCCGCGTGTTGGGAGAAGGTGATGATCCATCATCTCCAATTGGCCGTGGTTGGAAATCTACATTCTTGACGGACGATAAGGGCATCGCTGAAGAAAGGTTCATAATCAAACCCAACCCCCcaccaaagaaacaaaaaaagagactaaactattaaaaaaatacctCTAAACTTTACCTTGGTTTAAAAAACATCCCTACTCTTTTAAAAGTTGTAATATTatcttttacttttcaaaataaCTCTAAGAGTAGAAATCAATAGAATTTCAGATGAAAATCGAGACATGCATCATTACAACGACGAACTAGAATGATGTGGTGatccaaattttcattataaatcACTTGTCGTGTCGTTTTATGTTTCAATTTCTTCGAAATTCTGATAGATTTATatattcaagtttgttttgaaatatttatgagAAATCaagtaatatttaaactttCGAGAGAATAAGAATATTATTTAGAGAAAGGACAGAAATTCAGAGcagtttttataatttaacccaaCCAATTGACGCTGAAAAGTAGCTTATCTATAATATTATATTGGCTGTTTCACTGTCCAATAGCTAACATGTAGATTTGCTAGGTGAATGCGCTTGAACATGGACTAGGAGAATTACTTCAAAGTGAGGACTGAGGAAAGCCATATactgatgttttatttgatttgaaatcAAGTTAGAATGCATTAAAGTTGAATATTTTCTAAGCAAGGAAGTTGAGTTACTTGAAAAGATGTGGATTGGTTTCCACGACAATCAAATGTGTTTTACTGCACGATAATAGAGCCTATGAGCACTTGGTCTTACTAGAATCTGCATGTAGTTGTCTAATATCAAACATTTTTGCACCTAACCCTTCTCACTACGTCTTGTGTACTGTATCATATATTACTTCAAAATGCTTTGTTTGCAGTTTGAACAAGAACTTCAGTTGACAAGTTGGTTTAACTAATCTAAACTTTCAACAGGGCAGCTAAGTTGGGTATGAAGTTGGAGTGGTTAAAAGATGGAGTGAAAACAGTTATGGGCCCAATACCAGCCATCAAGTATGATGAAGTACGGCAGCGTAAGATTTGGTTTAACAGCATGGTTGCAGCTTACACTGGCTGGGAAGACGCGAGAAATGATCCTGTAAAGGCAGTAACGTTTGGGGATGGTACTCCGTTGCCAGCCGACATCATCTATGGCTGCTTGAGAATTCTGGAAGAGGAGTCTGTTGCCATTCCTTGGCAGAAGGGTGATATTCTGCTGATAGACAATTGGGCTGTCCTTCACTCTCGTAGGCCATTCCTCCCTCCTCGCCGTATACTAGCTTCACTTTGCAGGTAAATACATCAGTCTTGAAACTTAGGGAAAGTCATGTAGGTAGGACCAACACTATGGCAATTCTGAAGCAGATGATTGATTTATTGACATCAAGTGAAATCAAATTAATGTTGTTCTTCAGCTGTCTATTTATTGAAGGTGCTTATGATCTCTCGTTCTCTCCAAATCCCTTCTCTCTCATGTAAAGTAAAGAATGTAATCAATGGAACTGTGTAGTGTTAATAATGTAATTGCCTTTGGCTTTCTTCAGTTAATTGTGTAGTGTTGTCAATGTGAGGGGATTTATCTACATTCATGGATGGGTTGTGGT
This region includes:
- the LOC120087145 gene encoding clavaminate synthase-like protein At3g21360, whose translation is MAIENFVEIQIPHQKHYHGSFFPLVLSPSSASFSISSFTRAIKAQKPVIDSLILKSGAVLFRGFPVEAASDFNDVVEAFGYEEFPYVGGAAPRTKVVGRVFTANESPPDQKIPFHHELAQVPEFPAKLFFYCEVEASSGGETPIVLSHVVYERVREKYPEFVERLEEQGLIYTRVLGEGDDPSSPIGRGWKSTFLTDDKGIAEERAAKLGMKLEWLKDGVKTVMGPIPAIKYDEVRQRKIWFNSMVAAYTGWEDARNDPVKAVTFGDGTPLPADIIYGCLRILEEESVAIPWQKGDILLIDNWAVLHSRRPFLPPRRILASLCR